From a region of the Paenibacillus sp. FSL R10-2734 genome:
- a CDS encoding Ger(x)C family spore germination C-terminal domain-containing protein: MRLLKELDSINIEINIKFLHKLCCPVKFNTYSKVKGSMRNGKPQVSIQQHMEADLAEVQCRDLDLTNPQTITELEQNINKEVSDLFERTIKKVQKEYKSDIFGFGEAIHRSNPQAWKKLRNNWDQSFVNLPVSITMDCKIRLLGKQLILSWKK; the protein is encoded by the coding sequence TTGCGATTGCTGAAGGAATTGGATTCGATAAACATAGAGATCAATATCAAGTTTCTACACAAGTTGTGTTGCCCAGTCAAATTTAATACCTACTCTAAGGTAAAGGGCAGCATGCGGAATGGCAAACCACAAGTCAGTATCCAGCAACATATGGAAGCAGATTTAGCAGAGGTACAATGTAGAGATTTAGACCTAACGAACCCACAGACCATTACCGAATTAGAACAAAATATCAACAAGGAAGTTTCAGATCTATTCGAACGTACGATTAAGAAAGTGCAAAAAGAATACAAAAGCGATATTTTTGGATTTGGCGAAGCCATCCATCGCTCTAATCCACAGGCATGGAAGAAGCTGAGGAATAATTGGGATCAATCCTTTGTTAATCTGCCGGTAAGCATAACAATGGATTGTAAGATTCGGTTGCTGGGAAAGCAACTAATTCTTTCTTGGAAGAAATGA